In Aedes albopictus strain Foshan chromosome 3, AalbF5, whole genome shotgun sequence, the following are encoded in one genomic region:
- the LOC109425997 gene encoding T-cell immunomodulatory protein, with protein MKFQFLTMSRFASWFLLFIATWTNHLHRVDAGDIVDITDTVFGSMTDTIPVAYGDFNSDELFDMFVLRNNFRTIQILFGSDDKPLLQAGPKCEYKNFHITSVVPGDFDGDAYMDVMFTVQREGEDQGVYINWGGSEYMNCTKEDEEPLIVMRGQPLALDYDKDFIIDLFGMDTKGERKFWIFKKPKEGKRKPPDTFPMDGKHGALLKVPHSHAIIDLDKDFTADLLLTTENNYEVWKGTETEKEFFYSHKIDFPVGNYDAHIGQSIFLDAELDGNLLQIVPICFNKNCMNSSILVYHGNHFHDLQIDFKDDHNDVWGFVVPDRSNWATQVITLRGGDFNLDGYPDLLATLSKSSGQMQTFLLENVPCEKLACNHMKRTFVVRWKALAPFTNGTIMGSFYDFYNNGILDVIFVEKVGNTTRPVAFRNSLDYDANFVKVIVLTGLTNQRGPKKLTPLGRKKRTFGTNLPGPRIEYNTTTQDGDPQHGASAQLPQSAYFALHLPYTTFGLGRTPNFVDSLTVGLSNHSRTWTQLIPNSQMIVVPWPIDETDKWKAQLFVTPSKLILMSVVALGGICLVILLLILILYAKEKREDRIQRSLEAHRFHFDAM; from the exons ATGAAGTTTCAATTCCTAACAATGTCGCGATTCGCGTCGTGGTTCCTGCTCTTCATCGCCACTTGGACCAACCATCTTCATCGGGTGGATGCAGGGGACATAGTGGACATTACGGATACCGTGTTCGGTTCAATGACCGACACGATCCCCGTCGCATATGGTGATTTCAATTCGGATGAGTTGTTCGATATGTTCGTTCTGCGAAACAATTTCCGCACGATTCAGATCCTGTTCGGAAGCGACGATAAGCCGCTGCTCCAGGCGGGGCCAAAGTGCGAGTACAAAAACTTTCACATCACTAGCGTCGTTCCGGGGGATTTCGATGGGGACGCTTACATGGATGTGATGTTCACCGTTCAGCGGGAAGGGGAGGACCAAGGGGTGTACATCAACTGGGGCGGGTCGGAATACATGAACTGCACCAAGGAGGATGAGGAACCGCTGATCGTGATGCGAGGTCAACCTTTGGCCCTGGATTACGATAAGGACTTTATCATTGATTTGTTTGGGATGGATACGAAAGGCGAGCGAAAATTTTGGATATTCAAGAAGCCAAAAGAAGGAAAGCGGAAACCTCCGGATACGTTCCCGATGGATGGTAAGCATGGTGCCTTGCTTAAGGTTCCTCATTCGCATGCCATCATTGATCTGGACAAGGACTTTACTGCGGATTTGCTACTCACCACTGAGAACAACTACGAAGTGTGGAAGGGAACGGAAACGGAGAAAGAGTTCTTCTATTCTCATAAAATCGACTTCCCTGTTGGCAATTACGATGCTCATATTGGCCAGTCGATCTTCCTGGACGCGGAATTGGACGGGAATCTACTGCAAATCGTGCCGATTTGCTTCAACAAGAACTGTATGAACTCCAGCATATTGGTCTACCACGGGAACCATTTCCATGATCTGCAGATTGATTTCAAGGATGACCACAATGATGTCTGGGGCTTCGTCGTTCCGGATCGGTCTAATTGGGCCACCCAGGTGATAACCCTCCGCGGTGGCGACTTCAATTTGGATGGATATCCAGATCTTCTGGCCACGCTTTCCAAGTCGTCCGGTCAGATGCAAACGTTTTTGCTGGAGAACGTGCCTTGCGAAAAGCTGGCCTGCAACCACATGAAGAGGACCTTTGTCGTGCGATGGAAGGCCCTCGCCCCGTTCACCAACGGAACCATCATGGGTTCGTTCTACGATTTCTACAACAACGGAATCTTGGACGTTATCTTCGTGGAAAAAGTGGGTAACACTACCCGTCCGGTGGCGTTCCGGAACTCGCTGGACTACGATGCCAACTTTGTGAAGGTCATCGTCTTGACGGGACTGACCAACCAACGGGGACCTAAGAAACTGACTCCCCTGGGGCGGAAGAAGAGAACATTCG GAACAAATCTTCCCGGACCACGCATCGAGTACAACACAACCACCCAGGATGGTGACCCACAGCACGGTGCTTCGGCGCAGCTACCACAATCCGCTTACTTTGCCCTGCACCTACCGTACACAACTTTCGGCCTGGGTCGAACACCGAACTTTGTCGATTCGCTTACCGTGGGACTGTCCAATCATTCTCGCACCTGGACACAACTGATTCCCAACTCGCAGATGATTGTCGTCCCCTGGCCTATCGACGAAACCGACAAGTGGAAGGCTCAGCTATTCGTCACCCCTAGCAAGCTGATCCTGATGAGTGTGGTGGCGTTGGGAGGCATTTGTTTGGTCATTCTACTGCTGATTCTGATACTGTACGCCAAGGAGAAACGTGAGG